The window TGGCTTCTATGTTGtctggtttagggtttagtttttCTTGGGTCCTGTAAATGTTCCGTCTTTTGGACACAAAACGCTGCAAGAAAATGGACAAAGACGACTGCTTTTTGGGTTTAAAATGCATTTACTTTCCATTTAATTTTATCTTCTGGGAGTAATTTTAGATCTTCATTTGACCGGCAATCGTTTTTATAGACTTGTGTTTATCAAACGATAATTAAATCGTACGTGTTAATAGAAAAGGCTGATCCATGTCAAGTGGGAAATTAACCAAAATGACGAAATGATGAATTTCCTTTTAAGAATGTTATCAATACTTGCTCGCTATTTATTTGTTGATCCTTCTGTTGTTGATATATAATCGATATTCTGGTAATGTCAGTCAAGTTCTTGTTTTTAACTTCTCTAtcagatcatttttttttcttggattcTAAATGCGTCCACAAAAGCAGTATAAGGGCATGATGAATAATCGAGTCCCACATCGTTAACTTTGGTTGAAGAAGATTAATTGGTGGATCCagattctctttctttttcgaATTCCCTCCCTCCACTCTCCTCCTGCGTGAATGCTCACGATTAAGCTTTTACTTCTTTACAGAGGAAAAAGCGAGGAAATGAGGGGAAGGGAGGAGATCTgcagaaaataaaatcctactCTTAATTAATAGGGTTAGTCAAGAAACCAGACATGAACTGACGGTAGTAAAATAGTAAATATTCTACTTCAGAAATGGACAACAAGAAGTTAAATTAATAGGGTTAATTAGAATTCAGACAATCAACCTACTACTCCTCAGTGTCGTTTTTAAGGTTTTTATACTATTATGTTTTATctctaccgtcaaccttcaaccTTCAACGTTGGAATTGAACAGTGAGTTTATTTTCTGTTCTGTTTGTCATGATGTTgaaaatgtgagattttttAGCCTCGCCACCGACCAGGGACCACTTCCATGCATCCTTCCCGTAACTGTCGTTTTCAGGTAGATATGTTGCTGGAGACTTGTTTGGGCCTCATTTGGAATTAGTAATATTTTATCGGGGTTAGTTTGTATATTTTACACGGAAGACGATGTAAGAATGTTGTTTTCCTCTTGAAATTTCCTTGATTTGTGTTATACGGTTGAATTGAGGGTAAATCTAATGCACCGCAGGTAATTAAGAATTATATAGAAAACCTGCAGAAGTCATGATCTTCAAAGCTAATCTTATCCTCACTATTAAATTCTCAATGCTCGGCTATTGACAACAGGTTTTAGTTCAATAATGAGCGGGTCAATTAATGTGAGCATATGCTGTATTTAAGTAGACAAACAATGGCTACGATTCTCCTATTAAATCCTTGTAGAAAATCAATATCGTCTTCCAATTTTAATACAAGTGAGTAATTTAGGATTCATTTTCAGTCTCAATCCTTTGTAAACTTAAAGACACCCAAAACAtctttcaataagattttttttaaccaatatCTAGCCAAAATACGCGTACGCTTGTGTTTATATTCTAACACTATGTTTATCTCACCGTCAAAATTACTGGAGTATAACTAACTAGGACATGTATATTCTATGGTATAATTAGTATAACCAGATAAAACTAAGGCCATCAACATTATAGTTTAGaagtattaatattttatatctacttgtgtgtgtgtatatatatatatatgagatatAAGATTCAATTTTCGTGAATAACGAGGTTTAGcgcaaaataaaatcaaatcatACTGGTAGGTCTTCAATCTTGAAGTGTTATATTTGTCTGATTTGTATACTCATAATTAAATCCCAATCCCGCTCGCTAGTTTATAGGGTTGCTGGTGGCACTGGCAGTACATGCATGAACATGATGATTGTGTAGGGATATGATGAATTGGAATAAATAATCATATTGTTTATGCGTATGATGATATCGCATTTAATCACGGAGAGCGCCAGCTTGCCTTTGGATCATCCACTCGAGTCTCGACCATAATCCATCCATGCATGCCCACAGCAGatgcatttaattaattaattaattcaatttacGGTAACTCTACTAATTGCACTCTGCTAATTGAAATCATAATTAAACATATGATTATTCCATATAAATATGTGTGTATAAATAtgtgtgtgcatatatatatatatatatatatggaaatgttatttgcactccaaaattctcattatacatttctcacaagtgtatttttctttcctaataaagaaattttgaaatgtagaatgagatttttgaagtgctaataaaaatcctctttatatatataggtcTTTGATCCGTTGGAGTCATCATTCTTGTAGGGATATTTGTGGGACCCACCCCCACCAAACCCATATCTtcacttttttaatttgatgTAATTTTGTTTATCGCTCTGAAATAATGATAATGGTCGCTATTATATTTATCATTATTagttgagtttaaattttaagaaatttGTAATGGATATccacaaatttcaaaaaagtaatgctaggaatgctaaatttatagacaaaattttgtaactaaatgatatggaaattgatgattgaattattacttaagcgtggataaatgtgctcattttttatttgtaacgcatcatttagtttgtaaagtttgtctacaaatttagtctctctagcattatccatcTTAAAATTTGAACTCAACCAACAATAATAAATAGATGATGAACATTACCACCACCGATCAGCTAAAATACTCTTTTGATTAAGACTGGCCATCTCTCATTAATGTGCATTATTATAAGTCACGacctcaatttcgtccaaccaTCCATCGTTATCATTGCAATCCCACTCCACATTACCAACTTAAGCTACATAATTAATTACTTGGTGACGAGAAAAATCAAACTACAGAAAAAGAGACTCCCACATTTCTAGTGTTAATGTAAGAAGTTCTTTATTAACGTGTGTGATCGGATGATAACGTGGTCTGCGTGATAAAAAGGTAGGGTAAGTAGTATCATGTTAAGAATAATATAGTGACAAGTAAAGGAGACTGGGTCAAATCCAACTTCGTTTCAATGGGGTCAACTTCAGCTTATTATCATCACCCGGAAGCATGCACTGAAAATGGGGCCAACTCATAAAGATTCAGAAGCAATGAGAATGGGTCCATTCAAAATTTTGTGATGGGAAATGAGAAATGATGTCCgtgcttcctttttctttctctctctttatcttttttttttttttttttgtttataaccgttgaattgAACAAATACAAGAACGTAGAAGGAGAAAGTAGGAGAAGCCTTAACTTAGTTATCTTAAGATAAAGTTCATATTTCAGAACCTGAAGAAACTTACCGTTACAACATATTAACTATGGAGACAACAAGAACCATGATATGTACGTACGAGACGTATGGAATTTGCACTAGAGAAACAACATGTTTATAAGTTTTTTCAACAAATTTTGCAGAATTCCAATGCAAGAGTCATTGAAACATCAATTCGGCGGCTTGAAGAACTTCAATTTAAGTCCGCTGTTCACCATGCTCCACACGCCTCCGATTGAAAATGCCAAGCTAAAGGCGATCCCCAACCAGCCCAAGATCCAATGGAAATACCAGTTGAAGCTGTACTTTGTGGGTTTTTTTATAAGAACCCACATGAAGCAAGGATAGGCGAAAGTGACCGGAAGCGTGAGCCCTCCTAGTAGACCGGCAAGACTGGAGAGGAAGGGGAGTGCCACTCCTATGAAGAAGTTGATGAATCCGTAAAAGACTCGGAAACCAGACCGGACCCAAATCGAACAAGGGCGGTTGGTGCGGCTGGTGTAACCGGCTTCAAAACTGTCGAATACTGGCATGGAGTATATCTGGAAACTGCTTAAGCAATTGAACACAACCAGTAGGAAACACATTGCAAGGAGTCCTCTCGGAATGTCATGGCTGTGGAATCCGTACAGGGCATTGAGAATCCCACCAGAAGGCATCTGTAGTTAAACAGAACATGCAAATATAATCAGCAAGACCGCTTTCATGCCTAACTGTTTGCAGTAGCCGATGAAATGCGTCTTACAAGTTATAAGATTGGTAAACTTACAAGGTTTCCGTAAGCCCAGAAGCCTCCAATTGCAACGGGGAACAAGCACATGGCAATGAAGAAATATGCAACTTTGGCTCCTCTCCACATTGGCACGTGAGCCGGGTGCTTGAAGGTCGATGGCATTGTTGCCTAATCAGGTAAAATATTTTCCATTAGATAAGATTGAAAAGTGCAAAACCCCAACTGAAGATAATAGCTTTGTTACGTTTGGACTCAGTGTGCATACCTGAATCTCAAGAACTAAATTGTGTCCCCTGAAAGCAAACGCTACAATACCAAGAGCATTCAGGACGGCAAAGACGGAAGCCGAAGAGGATGGTAACGAAATGGGTTCATAGGAAATTGTGGGCGGTCTTGGCTGGCTAACAGAGAGGACCCAAACCATTGTGGAGTAGGTTATGGCGGTCACAGCCCCAACGAGTGAAAGTCCTGCGATCGAATTGAGGTTTGGGAGCTGTGATAGAACGATACATAGCGAAGTGAACACTAAATACCACTCTACTGTTGTTAGGGGATTCGATGAACATAGAGGCCCACAAACTATTTGGAAAAATAGTTTCATAGTCTCCCCTCCTATGATAATTAAAGCAGTTGCAGTTCCTGCTGATAGATAGACGGTTGGGAAGAGGGCAAGCCAAACTCCCAATCTTTCCCCTGCCAAAAGGAAACATATTTGCTGATTACTGACTTATTTACGTACTATTTTACAAATTCCAATTAAGCTAAATATGTATCGCTCGTAAAGATCAAGCCAAGTTCTCCGAGTGCACTCAGTGCAGTGATACCTCATGCAGATTATGAAATGTTCGAGCAACAGATAATTGTGCATTTGCTGGTAAATGAAATCTCTCTTACCAAATGCAGCTTGTGCAAGCTCAACATATCTGTTGTATCGTTTTCCCGGAACTGCTTCGTGAAGCTGAACTAGAATCCACAATGTGTAAAGTTGCCAGAAGTAGGCTATGGTTAACGAAAGTGTTCCCCAGCTCCTGTGGACAAAATCAACTAAACTAGTTATTAAGGTTTAACAATTTTATCCTAATGTCAAACACTTCATATCTATGAATATTGACtaatatcatatcattcacaCCCAAAAACACAACTCGAAAAAGATTAATTGTGCAGCACGTTCTCATAAACACGATAAATTTCCTTGAATTCTTGGGCACACCGCGCACATCCACTCGttgaatttattaatttatatcgTAACATTGGTATATTGCAAAAATTTTGCAATTTGAAATGAACAGTAGTTGAAAGGAATTCATTGACCTCTCTTTTCTAATTAAAtgttataacaaaaaaataatataaaataaaaaagttaaggGCAAGCAAAGAGCATTATTGCTGTGAAGAGACTAATCAAGATCTTTGCAGTCGTGGAAAAGCAAAACGTAAAGCAAGTGATATACCTCAAGGATGTTCTGTCTTTACTTtttccaaattaaaaaataacctatgatcaaattttcaataaatgaagtgactttaatcttgaagaTCCACAAAAGCCATAAACTTTAGTCAAATACCTCACACCAGAAGCCAGAAAGCATGTGAGTGTGACAGTAGCCTCAGCAGAATCAAGTAGAAAACGCCAACAAACATAATTCCAAAGCAAAATTCACATAAATTAAGGATAAATGCAATTAACCCCTAAAGCTAGAAACTTTACGAAGCTTGAGCTAATTAGGTGAAATGGGTAATTAAGATCAGTAATTATGAGTAGCATAGTaggatttttatttaattaattaccggccaagaaacacaattccagagCTAAAGCAACAAACTTTATGCAGCCTGAGGTAATTAGGCGAAATGGGTAATTAAGATTTATCAGTAATTGTGATTAGAAGAGCACggtttaactaattaattaccaGCCGAGAAAAGAGAAGGCCACGGGAAGCACCAAGGCCTGGAAGCCAACGCCGGCATTGAGGTTGTGAAACGCAGCGTAATGAGCGTTGCCGTTGCGGGATTCGGTAATGGGAAGCCACGCGTCCTGAGGGTTGAGCTTGGTGAGATGGCCCACCTCCTCCAAGTATCCCTTCATGTTGACGAGCACCCTCTTCATCGGCGTACCGATGGGGCTGAGGAACCTCGGCGAGATGAACGACGTCGGAGTCCAGGCCGTCGACGACTTCGCCTCCTTGGACGGCGGACGAGGCGACCTCTGCCCAGATGGGGTCTGTATCTCCGGCGTGGACACCCCGCGTGGGGTCGCCGGAATGGATATCAGCTCCGTCTCCGGCCTTTCGTCCATTTTTACTTCAGCTTCTTTAATGCCTTTTGTGTTAACGTCAGAAAGAGTTGCTCTGCTGCTCTGATATATACTAGAGGTATACGAGAAGCTCCATCTGTttctgtttgtgtgtgtgtgtgaaaaatggcacttttttctttttgctttcagTGTTGTGTGTCGGAAGGTCAGTGATGATCAGAAGGAGCGTGGGGCCTTTCAATGTGAAATGAAATGGttgatatgatatgatatgaCGTAGGAAGAGAAGGACGTGAGTGAGGAGGAGCTTCAATTTAAACAAAGTAAATTTCGGTTAATCTTGCTTAATAAATCGTAATCtgtttcttttaataaaaagtaGTTAGCATGTAGAACACATGGCATGGCAGACCCAAAAATAAGTGGCGGTGTTACCGTTTGGGCAAAGTTGTGAGCAAAAACTAAGCTTTCAGAAAATAAGTCCACAAAATATATCAAGTTGATATTTGTTTTCACGTGCAATCTCATTATACATGTAGGTAgagataaaaacaaataaacatatgtacaaCAAAACGAGTTCAATCATCTCAACTATGCTAAAgcttttagaaaataaattaacaatgtATATCAAGTTAACGTTATTTCAGTTCTATCATGCACGTGAAGTTAGAGATAAACATGCACAAATGAAATAGTGCACCCCATCCTACTAAAATGGGCAACgaagattttgtttttggatttttgaaaCTCTAATACTACTAAACGCGAAAACTTAAAGTTCCATTCCATGTTTTACTTGATTTTTATGAAAGGGTGGGGGATAAGGAAAGCTTGTGAATTCGTTTGTTGGTGAATCATGAACATTATTTGAGATGGGTCCTAGAAAGTATGTCCGGCCTCCGGAATTTCAGGTTCTTCAGTGTTGGGCATTGCACGCGACGATTGGCGGTGTGGGGATGCGAGATTGCGAGGTTTGGTGATCATTTCATTGGTCTGTGTTGGCCTGTGGATGATTAACTTACAAGTCACGAGTCATGAACAAGTAGGCGTGACTATTTACTGCAAATCCTTGCGATGCGCGTGAGGTTGGAGTTGACAAGAACCTGGAAACGGGAGGTCCCGCAGCGCAGCACTTCACCCGATGTCTGAACGGCAGTGGCGGTAACTTCGAATAAAAGGCGGTAATTTTCATACAACAATACAGATAGAAAATGCCAGATTTTTACCCGACACAAACCACGTGCTACCCATCTCGCGTTCGCTGCTGCCTGCTGCCGCACCACCTtccatttttaaaatatttttctggTTTTTGTTGGTAAACTGGGTAAAAAGCCAAGTATTTACCATCACGCATTGGAAATTAACTGAAACGCATGCGTACTAATTATCTGCTATCATATTTTTTGGATCATCTTCTgcattgatttttaattttactttaatttgtttttaagaATAAACGTCCCATGCGGATGTATAGTTGGTTAGCCGAAAGTATATAACTTGGTTAGCCGTCGTCAAGTTTCTTTCTAAGATATCCATTAGTATTAACAAATGAATGAGTATCCTCTCGTGATCTTTTTTGTGAGaattctaaaaattttcaaatcatgtttgtttattatacatcgtgcggtcaatttCGTCACGAAGAGGatctgaagaggatcctcattccgaACAAATACGTATTCAGAGGATACGCCTCTCCATTTACACGTGTCGACTAAAGAAGAATAACTAGTGAGTTAAGTCTAtacatataattaatttaatactAGAGCGGTGCAGTACTTGGGTTCCAAGCCTTTTGGTGCTCATTGGAGGACTCTATAAGAGGGACTACGTCAGACTCACGAGAGAAAGATCATACTATTAGAGAGCCCTTCGTGTAATTTACATCAAATATATACACAGTACTACAGTTGGCGTAGTCCAACTTTGAGGGCAAACCACTTTAACCTTGTTGTTAATCATTTAACTTTTTATTCCAAGTCCGTCAAGGGTTGATCATACTTATCTATGTTGACTTTCCAATTTTGAGCGTTAACAACTCAAATAGTAAATTGTCTTGGCTTCTCTTCACCTCTCCACCCATTGTGAATAGTAAATCTCATGACAGTTACAATTCACCAAGTATTCAACGTATGAGATTGATTCAGAATAAGTTGTTATGGTTATTACTCTTCATCCATTATGAATAGTAACTGCCATGAAACATAACTTGGGACTAGAAATGACATGGCTACTGCCAAGACTCCATCAGCCATGGCTTGAAGAAAGAGGTAGAGgtagggatgggcaacggttatgtcgggcgggtaaccgcggttatttacccataaccgtttaagtTTTTACccacataaccgtttacccgttgggtatttacataaacaggtatacccatacccataaccatttataaacggttaaccatacaCATAACCGTATACCCATAACCGCATACccatttactttttcttttttttttacctgtctaccaattttttttaacaacttgaaaattaaaaaaaatttgtcataattttctttttttctaactattaaataccattataagtacatttaacatgtatttttatattaacagCAATATTATTTATGGATATATGTGATGTCTCCCAATTATTTGACGGTCAATCTATTACAAGAATCATGCATGATTGTAGGTTAATGAATATTCTTGTATACTGTTAATCTCAGctacaaaatttcattaaagtcaaatctaatggtCAATAGGATGtctccattttttttgaaaaatggggatcccttcccttaaagggcatgtatatatatgtaagtacGCATCAATCTGCTAATAGgctaatttgataaatatttggatttttatttagaaacataTGTTCATCGATCTAAGCCATTTAATCGATTTCTAATTTTGgggtcaaatatttattgaaaactcaaggccaattaaatatatataggtacgcatcatctaataataacatgtttctaaatgctcaaggtaatcattatcttgaattggtcaaagctccaaaagactccaaaacaaaattgtcGAACACTAATGTtttagcacattcaatcacatatattaaacattaGTCTGTTCTATCAACTATACTTTTCTCTCATAACCGCGgataatacccataaccgtccatttaaatttcacgggtaaatggttatacccataaccatttatttatctaaactgttacccataaccgtaaccgtcaaatttaaatgggcAGATAACTGCGATTACCCATAACCAATGggtatttgcccatccctagtgaggatcctcctgaccaagctcatcgggccgttgaaattttatccaacgactGCAATTaatataacttttagagggaccccctgtttgtagccgttggataaaatttcaacggctcGATGagcttggtcaggaggatcctcaccttttgctcaggagaggatcctaatCCGCATGTTTTGATATGGGTCTAATGTATTGCACAGTCATAAGTAGGGTCTAATAAGTAGAGCAATTAAAGTGtccataatttgaaaacaaaattgcaccgACTGTCGTTAAATGTTTTATCATGGCTCTTCCAGAATTAACATGGAACTTTAAGTTACACATCAAAtctcatcatttcataaaaaactctcatcttttttagtgtaaaatatattgttgtattaaaaataaaataaaaaaaattactcatCAAATCTCATCGTTTCATCAAAAACTCTATTCGACACCTATTTTGAATTCTCCTCGCAATTCCTGCAGATTagtatccaaatttgaatttgaatttgcataAAGCTATGAGAACTataagtaattttacatgttttcgTTGAGTTGTTTACAATATCAAGCTTCATTTTTGCTGGTATTTGTTACATGATTCTAGTCTATATGATTTGCAAGCATTATACATTGATTGTCTTATGTAAGTAATTGCTcaagaggcttttgacattgattGTGTTAACTTCGGGGGCTTTTAACATTACCAAGATGGAGGACTACATCTTACTGTTAgaatcatgtaaaattacttattCCACCATGATAGGTAGTTACAATATGgtaggtagtttagcttgtacaagtacttatatggcAGGTCATTCTgactgtaaaagtacttatataataggtagtttagattataaaagATCAGTTGAAATCTAAGTTTATACCGACTAATATTGtaatatgataggtagtttagcttgtacaagtacttatatgacatgtagtttagactgtaaaagtacttgtatgataggtagtttagattgtaAAAGATCAGCTGACATCTGGGTTTATGTCGACTAATAGAGTActtgagttgaaaaaaaaattgaaaaataatataactaatagTGAGGCCCCCCAAGAGATTTATAGATGTCCGAAATTTTGGAaatatcctaaattaattttaggaaatatgTGGTGCGAATAGAATGACTCTAACTTTGACTTATAGCACACAATTTTTTgtcgaaaaaaaatttgaaatttttatctttaagaaatattttgccctggagttaaggaaaatattgcaaaaccttTAGATGTGATCCTACCGATTATTAGgtcttgaaaatattttttattgattcttaaagtgagaaaatagaaaaatatctttaaatttgggttttaaatcattgattacaagtgtttaaaaatgaattataatatattttgcatggaaaaaatatattttgaaaaacacgaatatgatagtttgttgttatggtaagagaaataaaagaaacattaacaaaataaaaaataaaaataaaaaactgaaaaaaaaattgaaaatggagGGATCGGTGTGAATATAGCGATTGTTTTCCGTATTAGTCACTACCTTTTTAGCGATTATCAAAGAGAATTGCTAgtaaagtaccgatcgtatcattttcttttttttttcttttttttttttttttctttttccattgcatagctatagtagagtaaaatagtaatcacaatgcaaagtatcaacctaacaacaaaaagtgcTGACACATGGAGTCCTATTCATagacctaaataaaaaaataaccacGATTGGACTAATCTGATTGCTAGGCCATAAAATTGGGAAGGGATCTTTTccagatctcttccaccaaatccacccaatcacCTAATTCGGATCCTTGAAATTTAGTACAActgctaaagttattataacttttaaatgggccctctgtttgtagccgttagatcaaatttcaagggccttgattgattgattggatggatttggtggaagggattcggagaggatctctttccataaaattggacctatttcaagttagtttatttacACATAATAGATTTGTAAGGAATAAGTTaatttaaactacatattaatgaaactctttttgtcaactctaagagggtgaaaaaaacatttttgtcttctatcacaaaataaaattatggacaataaagtaatttgcacaaactaaattttacagttGTTTTTTAAAGCatcatctacatgtaatcctaacaaatcACCTACAAGAACTCCGAATTTTtacgggtgtattgttttatgaaacttcGAATTTCTATGgcacttattttcaaaacttcaagtttgAGTTTAAGTACAAACTCTAGGTTCATGATATCtccaaacaaacacaatatacatATGTAGTGAACGGAAATAGCTTTGGGACCTATGTGTGAAAATAATGAGTGACGACCCAAAATATGGGGCTGTCGTGGCTTGCAGGCCCAAAAGAGTGGTTATTGGGTTGTTGAGCAACAAAGGAGAAGTAAATGGGTTAACAGATTATATACCCAATTATTGGGCTAAGAAGGAAGAGTGAAAAACAAGGCCTAACCCATGGGCTTGTTATATTATGCgagccaaaaa of the Pyrus communis chromosome 1, drPyrComm1.1, whole genome shotgun sequence genome contains:
- the LOC137712149 gene encoding lysine histidine transporter-like 8 — encoded protein: MDERPETELISIPATPRGVSTPEIQTPSGQRSPRPPSKEAKSSTAWTPTSFISPRFLSPIGTPMKRVLVNMKGYLEEVGHLTKLNPQDAWLPITESRNGNAHYAAFHNLNAGVGFQALVLPVAFSFLGWSWGTLSLTIAYFWQLYTLWILVQLHEAVPGKRYNRYVELAQAAFGERLGVWLALFPTVYLSAGTATALIIIGGETMKLFFQIVCGPLCSSNPLTTVEWYLVFTSLCIVLSQLPNLNSIAGLSLVGAVTAITYSTMVWVLSVSQPRPPTISYEPISLPSSSASVFAVLNALGIVAFAFRGHNLVLEIQATMPSTFKHPAHVPMWRGAKVAYFFIAMCLFPVAIGGFWAYGNLMPSGGILNALYGFHSHDIPRGLLAMCFLLVVFNCLSSFQIYSMPVFDSFEAGYTSRTNRPCSIWVRSGFRVFYGFINFFIGVALPFLSSLAGLLGGLTLPVTFAYPCFMWVLIKKPTKYSFNWYFHWILGWLGIAFSLAFSIGGVWSMVNSGLKLKFFKPPN